Proteins from a single region of Candidatus Polarisedimenticolia bacterium:
- a CDS encoding EAL domain-containing protein produces the protein MAGEDGRDLRSMLLGYKSALYDPNTSLYAYPFHFDDLQRMVEYRPALGLIYLRVFDLDRIEWLCGWEVFDTILREMAQEAARLRGSTYPNGTLLASIGIHGGGFVLFLPENFLGSEPSLADLEAIAAALARKLHGAVCHRIPEEISAEVEINAGFSLLRCDPMFRLERLVYRAVDEARVMAEKAAHRDDARRGAELRQIIRAGLVETYFQPIVHVHSGEVFGYEALTRGPRGTMFETPKALFGLSDRLRISPLLDGVCRRRALAAARGLDAGVKLFLNLLPSALADPRFAVEEDGVREGEMAASDVVLEITERSGIEDFDAFGRRLERLRSRGFQVAIDDVGTGYSSLQTISEVRPEFLKIDHSLVKEVDRTLIKQEIVASILQLGERIGSRVIAEGIETEQEYEMVRGFGVQLGQGYFFGAPGPPPAGAGRPAAGV, from the coding sequence GTCCCGCCCTCGGGCTGATTTACCTGCGCGTGTTCGATCTCGACCGCATCGAATGGCTGTGCGGCTGGGAGGTGTTCGACACCATCTTGCGCGAGATGGCGCAGGAGGCGGCGCGGCTGCGCGGCTCGACCTATCCGAACGGCACCTTGCTGGCATCCATCGGGATCCACGGCGGCGGCTTCGTCCTCTTCCTCCCGGAGAACTTCCTGGGTTCGGAGCCCAGCCTGGCGGACCTGGAGGCGATCGCCGCCGCCCTGGCGCGCAAGCTGCACGGCGCCGTGTGCCACCGGATCCCGGAGGAGATCTCCGCCGAGGTGGAGATCAACGCCGGCTTCTCCCTGCTGCGCTGCGATCCGATGTTCCGGCTGGAGAGGCTGGTCTACCGCGCGGTCGACGAGGCCCGTGTCATGGCCGAGAAGGCGGCGCATCGGGACGATGCCCGGCGCGGCGCCGAGCTGCGCCAGATCATCCGCGCCGGCCTCGTGGAGACCTACTTCCAGCCGATCGTGCACGTCCACTCGGGGGAAGTCTTCGGCTACGAGGCGCTCACCCGCGGACCGCGCGGCACGATGTTCGAGACGCCCAAGGCGCTGTTCGGGCTGTCCGACCGGCTGCGCATCTCGCCGCTGCTCGATGGAGTCTGCCGGCGCCGCGCCCTGGCGGCGGCCCGCGGCCTGGACGCCGGAGTGAAGCTTTTCCTCAACCTGCTTCCCTCGGCGCTCGCCGATCCCCGCTTCGCGGTGGAGGAGGACGGCGTGCGGGAAGGAGAGATGGCCGCCTCCGACGTCGTGCTGGAGATCACGGAGCGGTCGGGAATCGAGGACTTCGACGCCTTCGGGCGGCGGCTGGAGCGCCTGCGCTCGCGCGGCTTCCAGGTCGCCATCGACGACGTGGGGACCGGTTATTCCAGCCTGCAGACGATCTCGGAGGTGCGCCCCGAGTTCCTGAAGATCGATCATTCGCTGGTCAAGGAGGTCGATCGCACCCTGATCAAGCAGGAGATCGTCGCCTCCATCCTGCAGCTCGGCGAGCGCATCGGCTCGCGCGTGATCGCCGAAGGGATCGAGACGGAGCAGGAATACGAGATGGTGCGCGGCTTCGGAGTGCAGCTCGGTCAGGGTTATTTTTTTGGAGCGCCCGGGCCGCCCCCGGCCGGCGCCGGAAGGCCTGCGGCGGGCGTCTGA
- a CDS encoding ATP-binding protein: MFPLALADLLPCGAVIAGFLGTWLQTPWGRFMLLLALLALLSVALLLILIPLARRSSTLLLHSLAVRLEGARLGVPAAIHPREDSSEAKGLVESVNRLVEGAAGRERDLRGRIGHLEALLDLPRDVGLLATDAEGRITTFGPGAVALLGYSAAEVTGRHIEALFPDAAWKELLPKLTRRSRREEGLRVGTVMIRRDLSEMPVTISIGPEPAAREPYRFVAVLQDAGAQQQEARRLQQLQRQASILLETVQDAVLVCRDGRIAEANSASEGLLGARREELIGRSFKELLAPEDLLSGLHYLDAAQDREESLEFSARLAVPGGAPRRVRIRLKRFPSGAGFSILAAVRGEATAAVGPVEEASIRQLLDAALDSVSEGILVQEADPAGAAGFLLVNRRLEEFLGAPGREVLAWSPTRLIEELRARGAAPEGLALPQGPEDPPLVITLRIPSDRTLEVRSGPLRDGAGGMQGRILSFRDVSASRAAEQALRQGHDELAAARGRLEEAVAALQAAKADLAARNEQLERLNRDLRSVDEMKSGLLANVSHELQTPLVLIKGYTEMILKRKIGPLTGEQEKGLGVALRNIDRLVEMIDNLLDFSRMERGESPLDLEEFPLRQVIDEAVELLRGKLETAGLSLTTEYETDDLMVRADRGKISQVFINLLSNAVKFNRPQGSIEIRVGAPEGGNVAVEISDTGIGIPPAERERIFDRFYQVESIPQRHEGTGIGLSIVKEILALHHCEIAVESVEGEGSRFRFTLPRGASPAPPRPRPGARQGHPQPR, from the coding sequence ATGTTCCCGCTGGCGCTGGCCGATCTCCTCCCGTGCGGCGCGGTAATCGCCGGGTTCCTGGGAACCTGGCTGCAGACGCCATGGGGCCGCTTCATGCTGTTGCTCGCCTTGCTGGCACTGCTGTCGGTCGCCCTCCTCCTCATCCTGATTCCGCTGGCGCGTCGATCTTCCACCCTGCTGCTGCACTCTCTGGCGGTGCGCCTGGAAGGGGCGCGGCTCGGCGTGCCCGCCGCGATCCATCCGCGCGAAGACTCGAGCGAGGCGAAGGGGCTGGTGGAAAGCGTCAACCGGCTGGTCGAAGGGGCCGCAGGCCGCGAGCGCGACCTGCGCGGCCGCATCGGCCATCTCGAAGCCCTGCTCGATCTGCCGCGCGACGTCGGGCTGCTGGCCACCGATGCGGAGGGGCGCATCACGACCTTCGGACCCGGAGCCGTCGCCCTGCTCGGTTACTCCGCCGCGGAAGTGACCGGCCGCCACATCGAGGCGCTTTTCCCCGATGCCGCCTGGAAGGAGCTTCTGCCGAAGCTGACGCGACGATCCCGGCGCGAAGAAGGGCTACGCGTCGGCACCGTCATGATCCGGCGCGACCTGTCCGAGATGCCGGTGACGATCTCGATCGGCCCCGAGCCGGCCGCGCGGGAGCCGTACCGCTTCGTGGCCGTGCTCCAGGATGCCGGCGCGCAGCAGCAGGAAGCACGGCGCCTGCAGCAGCTGCAGCGACAGGCTTCGATTCTTCTGGAAACCGTGCAGGACGCCGTGCTGGTCTGCCGGGACGGCCGGATCGCCGAGGCGAACTCCGCAAGCGAGGGGCTGCTCGGAGCGCGCCGTGAAGAGCTGATCGGCCGCAGCTTCAAAGAGCTTCTGGCTCCCGAGGATCTCCTTTCGGGACTGCACTATCTCGACGCGGCCCAGGATCGGGAAGAAAGCCTGGAATTCAGCGCGCGGCTGGCGGTCCCTGGCGGAGCGCCACGGCGCGTTCGGATCCGTCTCAAGCGCTTCCCGAGCGGCGCCGGCTTCTCGATCCTGGCGGCGGTGCGCGGCGAGGCGACCGCCGCGGTGGGCCCGGTGGAGGAAGCCTCGATCCGCCAGTTGCTGGATGCCGCGCTCGATTCCGTTTCCGAGGGGATCCTGGTGCAGGAAGCCGATCCTGCCGGAGCCGCGGGCTTCCTGCTGGTGAACCGGCGGCTGGAGGAGTTCCTGGGCGCTCCCGGGCGCGAGGTGCTTGCCTGGTCGCCCACCCGGCTCATCGAAGAGCTGCGCGCGCGCGGCGCTGCTCCGGAAGGCCTGGCCCTGCCCCAAGGTCCCGAGGATCCGCCCCTTGTCATCACCTTGCGCATCCCCTCCGACCGGACGCTGGAGGTGCGCTCCGGACCCTTGCGTGATGGGGCGGGCGGCATGCAGGGACGTATCCTGTCCTTCCGGGACGTCAGCGCCAGCCGTGCCGCGGAGCAGGCTCTGCGCCAAGGGCACGACGAACTGGCGGCGGCTCGCGGCCGGCTGGAGGAGGCGGTTGCGGCGCTGCAGGCCGCGAAAGCCGATCTGGCGGCGCGCAACGAGCAGCTGGAGAGGCTGAACCGCGACCTGCGCTCGGTCGACGAGATGAAATCGGGGCTGCTGGCGAACGTGTCGCACGAGCTGCAGACGCCGCTCGTGCTGATCAAGGGCTACACCGAGATGATCCTGAAGCGCAAGATCGGTCCGCTGACCGGCGAGCAGGAGAAGGGGCTGGGCGTGGCGTTGCGAAACATCGACCGGCTGGTCGAGATGATCGACAACCTGCTCGACTTCTCCCGCATGGAGCGCGGCGAGTCGCCGCTCGATCTCGAGGAGTTCCCCCTCCGGCAGGTGATCGACGAGGCGGTGGAGCTGCTGCGCGGCAAGCTCGAGACGGCGGGGCTCTCTCTCACGACCGAATACGAGACCGACGACTTGATGGTGCGCGCCGACCGGGGGAAGATCTCGCAGGTCTTCATCAACCTTCTCTCCAATGCCGTCAAGTTCAACCGCCCGCAGGGGAGCATCGAGATCCGCGTCGGCGCCCCGGAAGGCGGGAATGTGGCGGTGGAGATCAGCGACACCGGCATCGGGATTCCGCCCGCCGAGCGGGAACGGATCTTCGATCGCTTCTACCAGGTCGAGTCGATTCCGCAGCGCCACGAGGGGACCGGCATCGGGCTGTCGATCGTCAAGGAGATTCTGGCCCTGCACCATTGCGAGATCGCCGTCGAAAGCGTCGAGGGGGAGGGGAGCCGGTTCCGCTTCACCCTGCCGCGCGGCGCCTCACCGGCGCCGCCGCGCCCGCGTCCGGGAGCGCGCCAGGGTCATCCGCAACCCCGCTGA
- a CDS encoding RNA methyltransferase, which produces MTEPILSRKNPLFRRLRKLESEPRERRRQGMFLLWGSRLVPEAMAAPERVAHLILAQGAAGQTHPRALARLAMRHGIPVSVLADGLLEDLAAGSSDQGILALVRIQEPDPADLLEKGRDPLLLVLDRVRDPGNLGTLLRLGEAAGVRAVVLLPGTADPYQTRAGRASAGSVLRVPLLHPASSVEWRRLAEARRIRQVVTLSDGGVPPARADLKGPLALVFGNEGDGVSPELVAACDTRVTIQMGGSVESLNVAAAAAILLYEAYRQRAAK; this is translated from the coding sequence ATGACGGAACCGATCCTCAGCCGCAAGAATCCCCTCTTCCGCAGGCTGCGCAAGCTCGAATCCGAGCCGCGGGAGCGGCGGCGCCAGGGAATGTTCCTTCTTTGGGGATCCCGCCTGGTGCCGGAGGCCATGGCGGCTCCCGAGCGCGTCGCCCATCTGATCCTGGCGCAGGGCGCGGCCGGACAGACCCACCCCAGAGCGCTGGCAAGGCTGGCCATGCGCCACGGCATTCCGGTGTCGGTCCTCGCCGACGGTCTGCTGGAAGACCTGGCGGCGGGTTCTTCCGATCAGGGGATCCTGGCGCTGGTGCGGATCCAGGAGCCCGATCCGGCCGACCTCCTCGAAAAAGGGCGCGATCCGCTCCTGCTGGTCCTGGATCGGGTCCGCGACCCGGGCAACCTCGGGACGCTGCTGCGCCTCGGAGAGGCGGCGGGAGTGCGCGCGGTGGTCCTCCTGCCGGGGACAGCCGATCCCTACCAGACTCGCGCCGGCCGCGCTTCCGCCGGCTCGGTGCTGCGCGTGCCGCTGCTGCATCCCGCCTCGTCCGTCGAGTGGAGACGTCTCGCCGAAGCGCGGCGGATCCGGCAGGTCGTGACGCTCTCCGACGGGGGCGTGCCACCGGCGCGCGCCGATTTGAAGGGGCCGCTGGCGCTGGTGTTCGGAAATGAAGGAGATGGTGTCTCGCCGGAGCTCGTCGCCGCGTGCGACACGCGGGTCACCATCCAGATGGGAGGAAGCGTCGAATCGCTGAATGTCGCCGCAGCGGCGGCCATCCTCCTGTACGAAGCCTACCGCCAGCGCGCGGCGAAATAA
- a CDS encoding L-threonylcarbamoyladenylate synthase, translating into MQRIVLTHSESDAPAGIERAAEILHGGGLVIYPTDTLYAIGCDPRSATALERLVDMKRRPATLRLPMVAADRDQVERVARLRTYRERALADRFWPGPLTLVLPRRIEAPLAPWSWGDTLAVRVPGSPPARALARALGSPLPSTSANLSGQAAPCDSAAIASDLLDGVDLLIDAGALAPSPPSSIVQVTEDSWRLLRAGAVSVEELIALLGPPEAVITGRD; encoded by the coding sequence ATGCAGAGAATCGTGCTGACACACTCGGAATCGGACGCTCCCGCCGGCATCGAGCGGGCGGCTGAGATTCTCCACGGCGGCGGACTGGTGATCTACCCCACCGACACGCTGTACGCCATCGGCTGCGACCCGCGCTCGGCCACGGCGCTCGAGCGGCTCGTGGATATGAAGCGGCGTCCGGCGACGCTGCGCTTGCCGATGGTGGCTGCAGACCGGGACCAGGTGGAGCGGGTGGCGCGCCTGCGGACCTACCGCGAGCGCGCCCTGGCCGATCGCTTCTGGCCGGGACCGTTGACGCTGGTGCTTCCTCGGCGGATTGAGGCCCCCCTCGCCCCCTGGTCCTGGGGAGATACTCTCGCCGTGCGCGTCCCCGGGAGCCCGCCGGCGCGCGCGCTGGCTCGCGCGCTCGGATCACCTCTTCCATCCACCAGCGCCAACCTGTCGGGTCAAGCGGCCCCCTGCGACAGCGCAGCGATTGCCTCCGACCTGCTCGACGGAGTCGATCTCCTGATCGACGCCGGCGCGCTGGCGCCCAGCCCCCCTTCCAGCATCGTGCAGGTGACGGAAGACTCCTGGCGCCTCCTGCGCGCCGGAGCCGTATCCGTTGAGGAACTGATCGCGTTGCTCGGCCCGCCCGAGGCCGTTATCACCGGGCGAGACTGA
- a CDS encoding ABC transporter substrate-binding protein has translation MKRCLLSALVAVFLLGCPRARTIPADLLTLAIDVGPSSLDPRLGSDESSRRVHQLLYNGLVRFGPSGEVLPDLAVSWEQPDALHYVFHLRPNVRFHDGRPLTSRDVRYTFESILHDEVVSFRKGDMQVLEEIATPDDATVVLRLREPFSPFLANLGVGILPQGAGDSPATRPVGTGPFRFVESRRDQEIVLQAFDGYFRGKPPCPRIRLKIVPEAVSRQQELMKGSTDLVVNDLTPDQVWALRSSPNLKILSGPSNSTTYLGFNLDDPVLRNVKVRQAIAFALDRRRIIDILLHGLAREAVGLLPPDNWAFEGNVTRHDYDPKRAAALLDEAGYRDPDGDGPQPRFRLTYKTTTAELARVQASVFQEQLAQVGIELEIRSFEWGTFYDDIKAGRFQVFSLQWTQLLDPDVFRMRFGSAYLPPKGFNRVRYRNSEVDRLLEEGTRASDPAERKKIYGRIQQILAEELPYVNLWHKSNLAVVRNRVVGFELTAAADFHVLERVSLAR, from the coding sequence ATGAAGCGATGCCTGCTTTCGGCCCTGGTTGCCGTCTTCCTCCTCGGCTGCCCGCGGGCCCGCACCATTCCCGCGGATCTCCTGACACTGGCCATCGACGTCGGGCCCTCCAGCCTGGATCCTCGTCTGGGGAGCGACGAGTCGTCGCGCCGCGTCCATCAGCTCCTCTACAACGGCCTGGTGCGCTTCGGTCCTTCCGGCGAGGTGCTGCCCGACCTGGCGGTCTCCTGGGAGCAACCCGACGCGCTCCATTACGTGTTCCACCTCAGGCCCAACGTACGCTTCCATGACGGCCGGCCCCTGACTTCGCGCGACGTGCGCTACACCTTCGAGTCGATCCTCCACGACGAGGTGGTCTCGTTCCGCAAGGGCGACATGCAGGTGCTCGAGGAAATCGCAACGCCCGACGACGCCACGGTGGTGCTCCGCCTGCGCGAGCCCTTCTCCCCTTTCCTCGCCAACCTGGGAGTCGGCATCCTGCCGCAGGGAGCAGGCGATTCTCCCGCCACCCGCCCCGTCGGCACCGGTCCTTTCCGGTTTGTGGAATCGCGCCGCGATCAGGAAATCGTCCTGCAGGCCTTCGACGGCTATTTCCGCGGCAAGCCGCCCTGCCCGAGGATCCGGCTGAAGATCGTCCCCGAGGCGGTCTCGCGGCAGCAGGAGCTCATGAAAGGAAGCACCGACCTGGTGGTCAACGACCTGACTCCGGACCAGGTCTGGGCCCTTCGATCCTCGCCGAATCTCAAGATCCTCTCCGGCCCGAGCAACAGCACCACCTACCTGGGGTTCAACCTGGACGATCCGGTGCTGCGCAACGTGAAGGTCCGCCAGGCGATCGCCTTCGCACTGGATCGCCGGAGGATCATCGACATCCTGCTGCACGGGCTGGCGCGCGAGGCGGTGGGGCTGCTGCCTCCCGACAACTGGGCTTTCGAGGGAAACGTGACGCGTCACGACTACGACCCGAAGCGCGCCGCTGCGCTCCTGGACGAGGCCGGCTACCGCGACCCCGACGGCGATGGACCACAGCCGCGCTTCCGCCTCACTTACAAGACGACGACCGCCGAGCTGGCGCGGGTGCAGGCCAGCGTCTTCCAGGAGCAGCTGGCGCAGGTCGGCATCGAGCTGGAGATCCGTAGCTTCGAGTGGGGCACCTTCTACGACGACATCAAGGCCGGGCGCTTTCAGGTCTTCTCGCTGCAGTGGACCCAGCTTCTGGACCCCGATGTTTTCCGCATGCGCTTCGGCTCCGCCTATCTTCCGCCGAAAGGGTTCAATCGGGTGCGCTACCGCAACTCGGAGGTGGATCGGCTGCTGGAGGAGGGAACCCGCGCAAGCGATCCTGCGGAACGCAAGAAGATCTATGGAAGGATCCAGCAGATCCTGGCGGAAGAGCTTCCTTATGTGAACCTGTGGCACAAGTCGAATCTGGCGGTGGTGCGCAATCGCGTGGTGGGCTTCGAGCTGACGGCGGCGGCCGACTTCCACGTGCTGGAGAGAGTCAGTCTCGCCCGGTGA
- a CDS encoding alkaline phosphatase family protein has product MRLTIILIVAGLAASLCAAAPAGKPRVVILGFDGADPKLVEQLMGEGKLPNLSKLSQEGSYTRLATTNPPQTPVSWSTFSTGINPGRTEIFDFLKRIDGTYVPEFAMATESRKPFMLGARTPVAAGCAVGLALLLLGGAVAWLARPARRWVAIGTVLLAVAGGSGAGWVAKTKLPAEVPNAINHRKGTTMWGWASQHGVRSRVLHVPNTFPAEPMHGGAMLSGLGVPDLRGRIGSPAFYSSDAALKSRLEENQFSIEFVQLDSDRGHLETHVVGPYNKPFFDYRVDDALAALPQGADRSAARKKAEKDLEDRGIARRIDLPMDLEVGDSSLKVRVSGHEQTLAPGEWSDWFVLDFPVNWLVDHVGGIRGMARFKLLSLKPHVQLYLSPINFHPDFEPIPFSSPKGFAASLVPSIGLFKTLGWPIDTWTPSAGLGDDTLFLEDMDFTVRKQEAMMDRFLKSGEDRLYVQVYDFPDRIGHLWWRMLDPKHPLYDPVEAARFGSEMEKAYIRMDSIVGKARAMLPPETLLMVCSDHGFASFRRGMNYNTWLVRNGWMILKEGPGGTRSLEDLFDRGETGEFFKFVDWSRTRAYAMGLGSIYVNLAGREPRGSVAPGQEYEAVRQGIIDGLQAYVDPDTGEHPVLRVYRREDMYKGFDPALIPDLRAANSEHYRVGWQTALGEVPPNTVEDNRKLWSGDHCSVDPSLVPGILFSSRKLVRENPGIQDVFPSVLQVLDLPPVEGIDGRSFF; this is encoded by the coding sequence GTGCGTCTCACCATCATTCTTATAGTTGCCGGATTGGCTGCGTCGCTGTGCGCGGCGGCGCCGGCCGGGAAGCCGCGGGTCGTCATTCTGGGCTTCGACGGGGCCGACCCCAAGCTGGTGGAGCAGCTGATGGGGGAGGGGAAGCTGCCCAACCTTTCGAAGCTGTCCCAGGAAGGGAGCTATACGCGTCTGGCGACCACCAATCCGCCGCAGACTCCGGTCTCCTGGTCCACCTTCTCCACCGGCATCAACCCGGGCAGGACCGAGATTTTCGACTTCCTCAAGCGCATCGACGGCACCTATGTGCCGGAATTCGCCATGGCGACGGAGAGCCGCAAGCCCTTCATGCTGGGAGCTCGGACACCCGTGGCGGCAGGGTGCGCCGTCGGATTGGCGCTGCTGCTCCTCGGAGGCGCCGTCGCCTGGCTGGCCCGGCCGGCGCGCCGGTGGGTGGCCATCGGCACGGTGCTGCTCGCGGTGGCGGGGGGCTCGGGAGCGGGATGGGTCGCAAAGACCAAGCTGCCGGCCGAGGTGCCGAACGCCATCAACCATCGCAAAGGGACGACGATGTGGGGCTGGGCCTCGCAGCACGGCGTTCGCAGCCGCGTCCTGCACGTCCCCAATACCTTTCCCGCCGAGCCGATGCATGGCGGCGCCATGCTTTCGGGGCTGGGCGTTCCCGACCTGCGCGGCCGCATCGGCTCGCCCGCTTTCTACAGCTCCGACGCCGCGCTGAAGAGCCGCCTGGAAGAGAACCAGTTCAGCATCGAGTTCGTGCAGCTCGACTCCGATCGCGGGCATCTCGAGACGCACGTGGTGGGACCCTACAACAAGCCGTTCTTCGACTACCGGGTGGACGACGCGCTGGCGGCCCTGCCGCAGGGGGCCGACCGCTCGGCGGCGCGCAAGAAGGCGGAGAAGGACCTCGAGGACCGCGGAATCGCCCGCCGGATCGATCTGCCCATGGATCTGGAGGTGGGAGACAGCTCGCTCAAGGTGCGCGTGTCGGGCCATGAGCAGACACTGGCGCCGGGGGAGTGGAGCGACTGGTTCGTCCTCGATTTCCCGGTGAACTGGCTGGTGGATCACGTCGGTGGGATCCGCGGCATGGCGCGCTTCAAGCTGCTTTCCCTGAAGCCGCACGTGCAGCTCTACCTGTCGCCGATCAACTTCCATCCCGATTTCGAGCCGATCCCGTTTTCCTCTCCGAAGGGGTTTGCCGCCTCGCTGGTCCCGTCGATCGGACTGTTCAAGACGCTGGGCTGGCCGATCGACACCTGGACCCCGAGCGCGGGGCTGGGAGACGACACCCTGTTCCTGGAGGACATGGACTTCACGGTGCGCAAGCAGGAGGCGATGATGGACCGCTTCCTGAAATCGGGAGAGGACCGCCTCTACGTGCAGGTCTACGACTTTCCCGATCGCATCGGACATCTCTGGTGGCGGATGCTGGATCCGAAGCACCCCCTCTACGACCCGGTGGAGGCGGCGCGCTTCGGCTCCGAGATGGAGAAGGCCTATATCCGGATGGACTCGATTGTGGGCAAGGCGCGCGCCATGCTGCCTCCCGAGACGCTGCTGATGGTCTGCTCGGACCACGGCTTCGCCTCGTTCCGGCGCGGGATGAACTACAACACCTGGCTGGTGCGCAACGGCTGGATGATCCTCAAGGAAGGACCCGGCGGCACGCGCAGCCTGGAGGACCTGTTCGATCGCGGGGAGACGGGGGAGTTCTTCAAGTTCGTCGACTGGTCCCGGACGCGCGCCTATGCCATGGGGCTGGGGAGCATTTACGTGAACCTCGCGGGACGCGAGCCGCGCGGCAGCGTCGCGCCGGGGCAGGAATACGAAGCAGTGCGCCAGGGGATTATCGACGGGCTGCAGGCCTACGTCGATCCCGACACCGGAGAGCACCCCGTGCTGCGGGTCTACCGGCGCGAAGATATGTATAAGGGATTCGATCCGGCGCTCATCCCCGACCTGCGGGCGGCCAACAGCGAGCACTACCGCGTGGGATGGCAGACGGCCCTGGGCGAGGTGCCGCCGAACACGGTGGAGGACAACCGCAAGCTGTGGAGCGGCGATCACTGCTCGGTGGATCCGAGCCTGGTTCCGGGGATCCTCTTCTCGTCGCGCAAGCTGGTGCGTGAGAATCCCGGCATCCAGGATGTCTTCCCGAGCGTCCTGCAGGTCCTGGATTTGCCGCCGGTGGAAGGAATCGACGGCCGGAGCTTCTTCTGA